A DNA window from Streptomyces sp. CA-278952 contains the following coding sequences:
- a CDS encoding M23 family metallopeptidase has product MKRATNQHTVRPSAFRVRGAVLAAGLGASVVLGAGTAFASGGTEAAAPLAAGTTANSVAAQATAQGKAAEAAAKKASDAKKKAEDKKKAAKKNAASWKTPVKKYTLSASYGTGGARWASKHSGQDFAVPIGTTVTAVHKGTVVKAGPNGAGDGPAYGNAVVIKHSNGKYSQYAHLSKVNVKVGETVKTGEKIALSGNTGNSSGPHLHFEIRTSPNYGSALNPAAFLRSVHVSI; this is encoded by the coding sequence ATGAAGCGCGCAACGAACCAGCACACCGTCCGCCCGTCCGCCTTCCGCGTCCGTGGCGCCGTCCTGGCCGCCGGCCTGGGAGCGTCCGTGGTGCTGGGTGCCGGAACGGCGTTCGCCTCCGGCGGCACCGAGGCCGCCGCTCCCCTGGCCGCGGGCACGACCGCCAACTCCGTCGCCGCGCAGGCGACCGCGCAGGGCAAGGCTGCCGAGGCCGCCGCGAAGAAGGCCTCCGACGCGAAGAAGAAGGCCGAGGACAAGAAGAAGGCCGCGAAGAAGAACGCCGCCTCCTGGAAGACCCCGGTCAAGAAGTACACGCTGAGCGCCAGCTACGGCACCGGCGGCGCCCGCTGGGCCTCCAAGCACTCGGGCCAGGACTTCGCCGTGCCGATCGGCACCACGGTCACGGCCGTCCACAAGGGCACCGTCGTGAAGGCCGGCCCGAACGGCGCCGGCGACGGCCCCGCGTACGGCAACGCTGTCGTGATCAAGCACTCCAACGGCAAGTACTCGCAGTACGCGCACCTGTCGAAGGTCAACGTGAAGGTCGGCGAGACCGTGAAGACGGGCGAGAAGATCGCCCTGTCCGGCAACACCGGAAACTCCAGCGGCCCGCACCTGCACTTCGAGATCCGCACCAGCCCGAACTACGGCTCGGCGCTGAACCCGGCCGCGTTCCTCCGCTCGGTGCACGTCTCCATCTGA
- the cseC gene encoding two-component system sensor histidine kinase CseC, which translates to MKRLALRTGVRWKISIAIAAVGALVAVALSLVVHNAARVSMIENAREVQLERLLGAQRFYEATSMQKGGPKFGAKLNDPRIPPSLRDEVRKNRRATHVTQGSDGVPEVWAAVPLAGGDVLSLHSRFADRSATIMDDLDRALIIGSVSVVFGGCALGVLIGGQLSRRLRKAAAAAGRVAQGQTDVRVREAVGGVVRDETDELARAVDALTDALNERIEAERRVTADIAHELRTPVTGLLTAAELLPPGRPTELVRDRAQAMRTLVEDVLEVARLDSASERAELQELPLGEFVSRRIGLLNPEVTVRVVHESWVSTDPRRLERILGNLLGNAAKHGSTPVEVTVEGRVVRVRDHGPGFPEELLRDGPSRFRTGSMDRAGHGHGLGLTIAAGQARVLGARLTFRNAAPSGAAEGTGGAIAVLWLPEHAPTVTGSFPVLRMADQRQASD; encoded by the coding sequence ATGAAGCGGCTGGCCCTGCGGACCGGAGTCCGCTGGAAGATCAGCATCGCCATCGCGGCAGTGGGCGCGCTCGTCGCGGTGGCACTGAGCCTCGTGGTGCACAACGCGGCCCGCGTCTCGATGATCGAGAACGCCCGCGAGGTGCAGTTGGAGCGGCTGCTGGGCGCCCAGCGGTTCTACGAGGCGACGAGCATGCAGAAGGGCGGGCCGAAGTTCGGGGCGAAGCTCAACGACCCGAGGATCCCGCCGAGCCTGCGCGACGAGGTCCGCAAGAACCGCCGGGCCACCCATGTGACGCAGGGGTCCGACGGGGTCCCCGAGGTCTGGGCGGCGGTGCCGCTGGCGGGCGGGGACGTGCTCTCGCTGCACTCCCGGTTCGCGGACCGCTCCGCCACGATCATGGACGACCTGGACCGGGCCCTGATCATCGGCTCGGTCTCGGTGGTCTTCGGCGGCTGCGCGCTCGGGGTCCTCATCGGCGGCCAGCTCTCGCGCCGGCTGCGCAAGGCGGCGGCCGCGGCGGGCCGGGTCGCCCAGGGGCAGACGGACGTACGGGTCAGGGAGGCCGTCGGCGGGGTCGTCCGCGACGAGACCGACGAGCTGGCGCGGGCGGTCGACGCGCTGACCGACGCGCTGAACGAGCGGATCGAGGCGGAGCGCCGGGTCACCGCGGACATCGCCCACGAGCTGCGTACCCCGGTGACCGGGCTGCTCACGGCGGCCGAGCTGCTGCCGCCGGGCCGCCCCACCGAGCTGGTACGGGACCGGGCGCAGGCGATGCGGACGCTGGTCGAGGACGTGCTGGAGGTGGCCCGCCTGGACAGCGCCTCGGAGCGGGCGGAGCTCCAGGAGCTTCCGCTCGGCGAGTTCGTCAGCCGCCGGATAGGGCTGCTGAACCCCGAGGTGACCGTGCGGGTGGTGCACGAGTCGTGGGTGTCGACCGATCCGCGCCGGCTGGAGCGCATCCTCGGCAATCTGCTGGGGAACGCCGCCAAGCACGGCTCGACCCCGGTGGAGGTCACGGTCGAGGGCCGGGTGGTGCGGGTCCGCGACCACGGTCCGGGGTTCCCGGAGGAGCTGCTGCGGGACGGGCCGAGCCGGTTCCGTACCGGAAGCATGGACCGGGCCGGGCACGGGCACGGTCTCGGCCTGACGATCGCGGCGGGTCAGGCGAGAGTGCTGGGGGCCCGGCTGACCTTCCGCAACGCGGCGCCCTCGGGCGCGGCGGAGGGCACGGGCGGGGCGATCGCGGTGCTGTGGCTGCCGGAGCACGCGCCGACGGTCACCGGGAGCTTCCCGGTGCTGCGGATGGCGGACCAGCGGCAGGCGTCGGACTGA
- the cseB gene encoding two-component system response regulator CseB, whose product MAETHVLFVEDDDVIREATQLALERVGFTVTAMPDGLSGLEAFRADRPDIALLDVMVPGLDGVSLCRRIRDESTVPVIMLSARADSIDVVLGLEAGADDYVTKPFDGAVLVARIRAVLRRFGHAAGPDGLGQGGAEADAEAFGGVLVFGDLEVDTDGMEVRRAGEQVALTPTEMRLLLEFSSAPGTVLSRDKLLERVWDYGWGGDTRVVDVHVQRLRTKIGQDRIDTVRGFGYKLRG is encoded by the coding sequence ATGGCCGAGACCCACGTCCTCTTCGTCGAGGACGACGACGTCATCCGCGAGGCCACCCAGCTGGCCCTGGAGCGGGTCGGCTTCACGGTCACCGCGATGCCCGACGGGCTCTCCGGTCTGGAGGCGTTCCGCGCCGACCGGCCGGACATCGCCCTGCTCGACGTGATGGTGCCGGGTCTCGACGGGGTGAGCCTGTGCCGCCGCATCCGGGACGAGTCGACCGTCCCGGTGATCATGCTCTCCGCGCGGGCCGACTCGATCGACGTGGTGCTGGGCCTGGAGGCCGGGGCGGACGACTACGTCACCAAACCCTTCGACGGCGCGGTCCTGGTCGCCCGCATCCGGGCGGTGCTGCGCCGCTTCGGCCACGCGGCCGGGCCGGACGGGCTGGGCCAGGGCGGTGCGGAGGCGGACGCCGAGGCGTTCGGCGGGGTGCTGGTCTTCGGTGATCTGGAGGTCGACACGGACGGCATGGAGGTGCGGCGCGCCGGTGAGCAGGTGGCGCTGACGCCCACCGAGATGCGGTTGCTGCTGGAGTTCTCGTCCGCGCCGGGCACCGTCCTGTCCCGCGACAAGCTCCTGGAGCGGGTCTGGGACTACGGCTGGGGCGGCGACACCCGGGTCGTGGACGTCCACGTCCAGCGGCTGCGCACCAAGATCGGCCAGGACCGGATCGATACGGTCCGCGGCTTCGGCTACAAGCTGCGCGGATGA
- a CDS encoding SigE family RNA polymerase sigma factor produces MAQGEVLAFEDYVRTRQEALLRSARRLVPDPVDAQDLLQTALVRTYGRWDGIADKSLADAYLRRVMINTRTEWWRARKLEEVPTEQLPDASVEDGTEQRADRALLMDILGILAPKQRSVVVLRHWEQMSTEETAAALGMSAGTVKSTLHRALARLRQELESRDLVSREAVARETGGHRSAPPVTSARVPAQRSPVTTAPGARPHTPAQRNGRHDERGMERCAA; encoded by the coding sequence ATGGCGCAGGGCGAGGTGCTCGCGTTCGAGGACTACGTACGCACGCGGCAGGAGGCGCTGCTGCGCAGCGCGCGCCGTCTGGTTCCGGACCCGGTGGACGCCCAGGACCTGCTGCAGACCGCCCTGGTGCGCACCTACGGCCGCTGGGACGGCATCGCCGACAAGTCGCTGGCCGACGCCTATCTGCGCCGCGTCATGATCAACACCCGTACGGAGTGGTGGCGGGCGCGCAAGCTCGAAGAGGTCCCGACCGAGCAGCTGCCCGACGCGAGTGTCGAAGACGGCACCGAGCAGCGCGCCGACCGCGCCCTACTGATGGACATTCTGGGCATTCTGGCTCCAAAGCAGCGCAGCGTCGTCGTGCTGCGACACTGGGAGCAGATGAGCACGGAGGAGACGGCCGCGGCGCTCGGCATGTCGGCCGGCACGGTCAAGAGCACGCTGCACCGGGCCCTGGCACGACTGCGCCAGGAGCTGGAGAGCCGCGATCTGGTCAGCCGCGAGGCGGTCGCCCGGGAGACCGGGGGCCACCGGAGCGCGCCGCCCGTCACCTCCGCCCGTGTCCCCGCCCAGCGGTCGCCCGTCACGACGGCGCCGGGGGCGAGGCCACACACACCGGCGCAGCGCAACGGGCGTCACGACGAGCGGGGGATGGAGCGGTGCGCGGCCTGA
- a CDS encoding A/G-specific adenine glycosylase, which produces MTAMTSTQTPPAASLHAPVIGWFEQHARDLPWRRPEAGAWSVMVSEFMLQQTPVSRVLPVYEQWLARWPRPADLAAEAPGEAVRAWGRLGYPRRALRLHGAAQAITERHGGDVPSEHAQLLALPGIGEYTAAAVASFAYGQRHAVLDTNVRRVFARAASGVQYPPNATTAAERKLARALLPEEDERAARWAAATMELGALVCTARNEDCDRCPIASRCAWRLAGKPAHQGPPRKGQTYAGTDRQVRGRLLAVLRDSVSPVAQAALDAVWEEPVQRARALDGLVADGLVEPLADGRYRLPLT; this is translated from the coding sequence ATGACTGCCATGACTTCGACACAGACGCCCCCCGCCGCCTCCCTCCACGCCCCCGTCATCGGGTGGTTCGAGCAGCATGCCCGCGATCTGCCCTGGCGCCGCCCCGAAGCGGGCGCCTGGTCGGTGATGGTCAGCGAGTTCATGCTGCAGCAGACCCCGGTGAGCCGGGTCCTCCCGGTGTACGAACAGTGGCTCGCCCGCTGGCCCCGCCCCGCCGACCTGGCCGCCGAGGCGCCCGGGGAGGCGGTCCGCGCCTGGGGCCGGCTCGGCTACCCGCGCCGGGCGCTGCGCCTGCACGGGGCCGCGCAGGCGATAACGGAACGGCACGGCGGCGATGTGCCGAGCGAGCACGCCCAGCTGCTGGCGCTGCCCGGGATCGGCGAGTACACGGCGGCGGCCGTGGCCTCGTTCGCGTACGGACAGCGGCACGCGGTGCTCGACACGAACGTCCGCCGGGTGTTCGCCCGCGCCGCCTCCGGGGTCCAGTACCCGCCGAATGCGACCACGGCCGCCGAGCGCAAGCTCGCGCGGGCGCTGCTGCCCGAGGAGGACGAGCGGGCGGCGCGCTGGGCGGCGGCCACGATGGAGCTGGGCGCCCTCGTGTGCACCGCGCGCAACGAGGACTGCGACCGGTGCCCGATCGCCTCGCGGTGCGCCTGGCGGCTGGCCGGGAAGCCCGCGCACCAGGGTCCGCCGCGCAAGGGCCAGACGTACGCCGGCACCGACCGCCAAGTGCGCGGGCGGCTGCTGGCGGTGTTGCGGGACTCGGTGAGCCCTGTGGCCCAGGCCGCGCTGGACGCGGTGTGGGAGGAGCCGGTGCAGCGGGCCCGTGCGCTGGACGGGCTGGTGGCCGACGGACTGGTCGAGCCGCTGGCCGACGGCCGGTACCGGCTGCCGCTGACCTGA
- the disA gene encoding DNA integrity scanning diadenylate cyclase DisA: MAANDRATTPGKSGQGTGNEALMRASLSAVAPGMALRDGLERILRGNTGGLIVLGMDKTVESMCTGGFVLDVEFTATRLRELCKLDGALILDKDMTKILRAGVQLVPDASIHTDETGTRHRTADRVSKACGFPVVSVSQSMRLIALYVDGERRVLEESSAILSRANQALATLERYKLRLDEVAGTLSALEIEDLVTVRDVTAVAQRLEMVRRIATEIAEYVVELGTDGRLLSLQLDELIAGVEPERELVVRDYVPEPTAKRSRTVAEALTELDALSHTELLELAVVARALGYSGSPETLDSAVSPRGFRLLAKVPRLPGAIIERLVEHFGGLQKLLAASVDDLQTVDGVGEARARSVREGLSRLAESSILERYV, translated from the coding sequence GTGGCAGCCAACGACCGGGCGACGACGCCCGGAAAGTCCGGCCAAGGCACCGGTAACGAGGCGCTGATGCGCGCCTCGTTGAGCGCGGTCGCGCCCGGAATGGCCCTGCGGGACGGCCTGGAGCGCATTCTCCGCGGCAATACCGGTGGGCTGATCGTGCTGGGCATGGACAAGACCGTCGAGTCGATGTGCACCGGCGGATTCGTCCTGGACGTGGAGTTCACGGCGACGCGCCTGCGCGAGCTGTGCAAGCTCGACGGGGCGCTGATCCTCGACAAGGACATGACCAAGATCCTGCGGGCCGGCGTGCAGCTGGTCCCGGACGCCTCGATCCACACGGACGAGACGGGCACCCGTCACCGCACGGCGGACCGGGTCTCCAAGGCGTGCGGCTTCCCCGTCGTCTCGGTCTCCCAGTCGATGCGCCTGATCGCGCTGTACGTGGACGGGGAGCGGCGGGTCCTGGAGGAGTCCTCCGCCATCCTGTCCCGCGCCAATCAGGCGCTCGCCACGCTGGAGCGGTACAAACTGCGCCTCGACGAGGTGGCCGGCACGCTGTCCGCGCTGGAGATCGAGGACCTGGTCACCGTCCGGGACGTGACGGCGGTGGCGCAGCGGCTGGAGATGGTGCGGCGGATCGCGACGGAGATCGCGGAGTACGTGGTCGAGCTCGGCACCGATGGGCGGCTGCTCTCCCTCCAGCTGGACGAGCTGATCGCCGGGGTGGAGCCGGAGCGGGAGCTGGTCGTCCGGGATTACGTCCCCGAGCCGACGGCGAAACGCTCGCGCACGGTGGCCGAGGCGCTGACCGAGCTGGACGCGCTGAGCCACACGGAGCTGCTGGAGCTGGCGGTGGTGGCGCGGGCACTGGGCTACAGCGGCTCGCCCGAGACGCTGGACTCGGCGGTTTCCCCGCGGGGCTTCCGGCTGCTGGCGAAGGTACCGCGGCTGCCGGGGGCGATCATCGAGCGGCTGGTGGAGCACTTCGGCGGTCTCCAGAAGCTGCTGGCGGCGAGCGTGGACGACCTCCAGACCGTGGACGGCGTCGGCGAGGCGCGGGCGCGCAGCGTGCGGGAGGGGCTTTCGCGGCTGGCGGAGTCGTCGATCCTGGAGCGGTACGTCTGA
- the radA gene encoding DNA repair protein RadA, with protein MAARTKSAKDRPSYRCTECGWTTAKWLGRCPECQAWGTVEEFGGAPAVRTTAAGRVSTAAVPIGQVDSRQATARSTGVGELDRVLGGGLVPGAVVLLAGEPGVGKSTLLLDVAAKAASEDHRTLYVTAEESASQVRMRADRIRAINDHLYLAAETDLSAVLGHLDAVKPSLLVLDSVQTVASPEIDGAPGGMAQVREVAGALIRASKDRGMATLLVGHVTKDGAIAGPRLLEHLVDVVLSFEGDRHARLRLVRGVKNRYGATDEVGCFELHDEGITGLADPSGLFLTRRDVAVPGTCLTVTLEGKRPLVAEVQALTVDSQIPSPRRTTSGLETSRVSMMLAVLEQRGRITALGKRDIYSATVGGVKLTEPAADLAIALALASAASDTPLPKNLVAIGEVGLAGEVRRVTGVQRRLAEAHRLGFTHALVPTDPGKVPAGMKVTEVADMGDALRVLPRRSRQEAPQPRQEDNARR; from the coding sequence ATGGCTGCCCGTACGAAATCCGCGAAGGACCGGCCGTCCTACCGCTGTACCGAATGCGGCTGGACCACCGCCAAGTGGCTCGGCCGTTGTCCCGAGTGCCAGGCGTGGGGGACGGTCGAGGAGTTCGGCGGCGCCCCCGCCGTGCGCACCACCGCGGCGGGCCGGGTCTCCACGGCGGCCGTGCCGATCGGCCAGGTCGACAGCCGGCAGGCCACCGCCCGGTCGACCGGCGTCGGTGAGCTGGACCGGGTGCTCGGCGGCGGGCTCGTGCCGGGCGCGGTCGTGCTGCTGGCGGGCGAGCCCGGCGTCGGCAAGTCGACGCTGCTGCTGGACGTGGCGGCCAAGGCGGCGAGCGAGGACCACCGCACGCTCTATGTGACCGCCGAGGAGTCCGCGAGCCAGGTCCGGATGCGGGCCGACCGGATCCGGGCGATCAACGACCACCTCTACCTCGCGGCGGAGACCGATCTGTCCGCGGTGCTCGGCCACCTGGACGCGGTGAAGCCCTCGTTGCTCGTCCTGGACTCGGTGCAGACGGTCGCCTCGCCCGAGATCGACGGCGCGCCCGGCGGGATGGCCCAGGTCCGGGAGGTCGCCGGAGCGCTCATCCGGGCCTCCAAGGATCGCGGCATGGCCACGCTGCTCGTCGGCCACGTCACCAAGGACGGCGCGATCGCCGGGCCCCGGCTGCTGGAGCACCTGGTGGACGTGGTGCTGTCCTTCGAGGGCGACCGGCACGCCCGGCTGCGGCTGGTGCGCGGCGTCAAGAATCGTTACGGGGCGACCGACGAGGTCGGCTGCTTCGAGCTGCACGACGAGGGCATCACCGGTCTCGCCGACCCCTCGGGCCTCTTCCTGACCCGCCGCGACGTGGCGGTGCCGGGCACCTGTCTGACGGTGACCCTGGAGGGCAAGCGGCCCCTGGTCGCCGAGGTGCAGGCGCTCACCGTCGACTCGCAGATCCCCTCACCCCGGCGCACCACCTCGGGTCTGGAGACCTCCCGGGTCTCGATGATGCTCGCCGTGCTGGAGCAGCGCGGCCGGATCACCGCGCTCGGCAAGCGGGACATCTACAGCGCGACGGTGGGCGGCGTGAAGCTCACCGAGCCCGCCGCCGACCTGGCGATCGCGCTCGCGCTGGCCAGCGCGGCCAGCGACACCCCGCTCCCGAAGAACCTGGTCGCGATCGGTGAGGTGGGGCTCGCGGGCGAGGTCAGGAGGGTCACCGGGGTGCAGCGGAGACTGGCCGAGGCCCACCGTCTGGGCTTCACCCACGCGCTCGTTCCGACGGACCCGGGGAAGGTCCCGGCCGGTATGAAGGTCACGGAAGTCGCCGACATGGGCGACGCTCTGCGGGTCCTCCCACGCCGGTCTCGTCAAGAGGCGCCGCAGCCTCGTCAGGAAGACAACGCGCGCCGGTAG
- a CDS encoding BACON domain-containing protein, which produces MSSRLETPTHTTGAHRAHRRVTQAPAQRPPARYEPYLDGLFTYCLSVLCDHDAAAEALGAALSVADRQDARAPTAEEERKSWLYALARWACLRTLTERGRGRQAHRRPSGTVKPPRTAKASATRKASATRKVSDPRQVSDPQQGSDPRQGSTTSAPPWHQGARTARRTPEHTLPATPEDATVPAPAESPAAEARRRELATLAWPEAAGTTPEQREALELAVRHGLAPRAVATVLGLEPATARELLAGAACEVERTRAALAVVETGGCPTVARITGDHQVLLSAALRRELVRHVDDCPRCRRAAERADAAGPWPGAALAPVAALPVVEAPRPSVYVAMAQTQRSRAAGPRFDRAGYPLDPKDQAARRDRLRARVVTTTVVATVVAAPVIALWAAYRGAPQTGEGHDGTSVTATEADGAGGTIGDPYNDTDHTGDGRPGNRFGARVPDVTAEVVSTGGARHGDARLAVTARTSGAVTTLTLTASDRGPVSWSAVTDAPWLRLSRTSGALAPGQSTTIAVSVIRDAQPRGPWRARISLTPSGSAVLIDGHGGMAPTTGGPRPTRPGTGSPRPTDPGTTDPGPTDPGPSDPGPTDPGPTDPGPGPTDPTDPPGPTDPPEPTDPPEPTPGPTDPTDPSPTDPAPTDPGPSAPDPTG; this is translated from the coding sequence ATGAGCAGCAGGCTGGAGACCCCGACGCACACCACCGGCGCACACCGGGCGCACCGCCGAGTGACCCAGGCCCCGGCACAGCGACCGCCCGCACGTTACGAGCCGTATCTCGACGGACTCTTCACCTACTGCCTCTCCGTGCTCTGCGATCACGACGCGGCCGCCGAAGCGCTCGGCGCCGCCCTGTCGGTTGCGGACCGGCAGGACGCCCGGGCCCCCACAGCCGAGGAGGAACGTAAATCCTGGCTGTACGCGCTGGCCCGCTGGGCCTGCCTGCGCACCCTCACCGAGCGCGGACGCGGCCGCCAGGCCCACCGCCGCCCCTCCGGGACGGTCAAGCCGCCCCGCACGGCCAAGGCCTCCGCCACGCGCAAGGCCTCCGCCACGCGCAAGGTTTCCGATCCCCGGCAGGTTTCCGATCCACAGCAGGGCTCCGATCCACGGCAGGGCTCCACGACCTCCGCGCCGCCCTGGCACCAGGGGGCGCGCACCGCCCGGCGCACGCCGGAGCACACCTTGCCCGCCACCCCCGAGGACGCCACCGTGCCCGCCCCTGCCGAGTCGCCGGCCGCCGAGGCCCGCCGCCGGGAGCTCGCCACACTCGCCTGGCCCGAGGCCGCGGGCACCACCCCGGAGCAGCGCGAAGCCCTCGAACTGGCCGTGCGCCACGGGCTCGCCCCGCGCGCCGTCGCCACCGTGCTCGGTCTGGAGCCGGCCACCGCCCGGGAGCTGCTGGCCGGCGCGGCCTGCGAGGTGGAGCGCACCCGCGCGGCCCTCGCGGTCGTCGAGACCGGCGGCTGCCCCACCGTCGCCCGGATCACCGGCGACCACCAGGTGCTGCTCTCGGCCGCCCTGCGCCGCGAGCTCGTCCGGCACGTCGACGACTGCCCCCGGTGCCGCCGTGCCGCCGAGCGGGCCGATGCCGCGGGACCCTGGCCCGGAGCGGCCCTGGCCCCGGTCGCCGCCCTGCCCGTCGTCGAGGCCCCCCGCCCCTCCGTGTACGTCGCGATGGCCCAGACCCAGCGCTCCCGCGCCGCAGGCCCACGCTTCGACCGGGCCGGGTATCCGCTCGACCCCAAGGACCAGGCCGCCCGCCGCGACCGGCTGCGCGCCCGGGTCGTGACGACCACGGTCGTCGCGACGGTGGTCGCCGCCCCCGTGATCGCCCTGTGGGCCGCGTACCGGGGGGCGCCCCAGACCGGCGAGGGCCACGACGGGACCTCGGTCACCGCCACGGAGGCCGACGGCGCCGGCGGCACGATCGGCGACCCCTACAACGACACCGACCACACCGGCGACGGCCGCCCCGGCAACCGCTTCGGCGCCCGCGTACCGGATGTCACCGCCGAGGTCGTCAGCACCGGCGGCGCGCGGCACGGCGACGCCCGGCTCGCGGTGACGGCCCGGACCTCCGGGGCCGTCACGACGCTCACGCTGACCGCCTCCGACCGGGGGCCGGTCAGCTGGTCGGCGGTGACGGACGCCCCGTGGCTGCGCCTCAGCCGTACGTCCGGTGCGCTCGCGCCCGGGCAGAGCACCACGATCGCGGTCTCGGTGATCCGGGACGCGCAGCCGCGTGGACCGTGGCGGGCCCGGATCTCGCTGACGCCCTCGGGTTCCGCCGTGCTCATCGACGGTCACGGGGGCATGGCCCCGACGACGGGCGGCCCGCGCCCCACGCGCCCGGGAACGGGCTCCCCCCGCCCCACGGACCCGGGCACCACGGACCCCGGCCCGACCGACCCGGGCCCGTCCGATCCAGGTCCGACCGACCCCGGCCCCACCGACCCCGGACCGGGCCCGACCGACCCCACCGATCCGCCGGGCCCCACGGACCCGCCGGAGCCGACCGATCCGCCCGAACCGACACCGGGCCCCACCGACCCCACCGACCCGAGCCCCACGGACCCGGCCCCGACCGACCCGGGCCCCTCCGCCCCGGACCCGACGGGCTGA
- a CDS encoding Ppx/GppA phosphatase family protein yields the protein MRLGVLDVGSNTVHLLVVDAHPGARPLPAHSHKAELRLAELLDEAGAIGPLGVDRLVATIAGAVQAAEDKGCEDVLAFATSAVREATNADLVLERVRVETGVDLAVLSGEEEARLTFLAARRWFGWSAGKLLVLDIGGGSLEIAFGIDEEPDTAVSLPLGAGRLTGAWLPDDPADPDQVRALRRHVRASIARTVGEFSRAGRPDHVVATSKTFKQLARIAGAARSTEGLYVQRSLSRKALEDWVPKLAAMTVEERGRLPGVSEGRAAQLLAGALVAEGAMDLFGVEELEICPWALREGVILRRLDHLPAERAALLG from the coding sequence ATGAGACTCGGAGTCCTCGACGTGGGATCGAACACGGTTCATCTGCTGGTGGTCGACGCCCACCCCGGAGCCCGCCCGCTGCCCGCGCACTCGCACAAGGCGGAGCTCCGCCTCGCCGAACTCCTCGACGAGGCCGGCGCGATCGGCCCCCTCGGCGTGGACCGGCTCGTGGCGACGATCGCCGGCGCGGTCCAGGCCGCCGAGGACAAGGGGTGCGAGGACGTGCTCGCCTTCGCCACCTCCGCCGTGCGCGAGGCGACCAACGCGGACTTGGTCCTGGAGCGCGTACGGGTCGAGACCGGCGTCGACCTCGCGGTCCTCAGCGGCGAGGAGGAGGCCCGGCTGACCTTCCTGGCCGCCCGCCGCTGGTTCGGCTGGTCGGCGGGGAAGCTCCTCGTCCTCGACATCGGCGGCGGCTCCCTGGAGATCGCCTTCGGCATCGACGAGGAGCCGGACACCGCCGTCTCCCTGCCGCTCGGCGCGGGCCGCCTCACCGGCGCCTGGCTGCCGGACGACCCTGCCGACCCCGATCAGGTCAGGGCGTTGCGCCGACACGTCCGGGCCAGCATCGCGCGGACGGTGGGCGAGTTCAGCCGGGCCGGCCGCCCCGACCACGTCGTCGCCACCTCCAAGACCTTCAAGCAGCTCGCCCGGATAGCCGGCGCCGCCCGCTCCACCGAGGGCCTGTACGTCCAGCGCTCGCTGAGCCGCAAGGCGCTGGAGGACTGGGTGCCCAAGCTGGCGGCGATGACGGTCGAGGAGCGCGGCCGGCTCCCCGGAGTCTCCGAGGGCCGGGCCGCCCAGCTGCTCGCCGGGGCCCTGGTGGCCGAGGGGGCGATGGACCTGTTCGGTGTCGAGGAGCTGGAAATCTGCCCCTGGGCCCTGCGCGAGGGCGTCATCCTGCGCCGCCTGGACCACCTCCCCGCGGAACGCGCCGCACTGCTGGGCTGA
- a CDS encoding sugar phosphate isomerase/epimerase family protein, with amino-acid sequence MVRIPDAKVALSTASVYPESTATAFEIAARLGYDGVEVMVWTDPVSQDIEALRRLSDYHRVPILAVHAPCLLITQRVWSTDPWVKLQRARAAAEKLGASAVVVHPPFRWQRNYARDFVTGIWRMAEETDVRFAVENMYPWRYRDREMLAYAPDWDVTNDDYRHFTVDLSHTATARTEALAMVDRMGDRLAHVHLADGKGSAKDEHLVPGRGDQPCAELLERLARTGFDGHVVIEVNTRRAMSSAEREADLAEALAFTRLHLATATAAGDPSPKIHRP; translated from the coding sequence TTGGTGCGCATCCCCGATGCGAAGGTCGCGCTGTCAACGGCCTCGGTCTACCCCGAGTCCACCGCGACGGCCTTCGAGATCGCCGCGCGCCTGGGGTACGACGGCGTCGAGGTCATGGTCTGGACCGACCCCGTCAGCCAGGACATCGAGGCCCTGCGCCGTCTCTCCGACTACCACCGGGTCCCGATCCTCGCGGTGCACGCCCCCTGCCTCCTGATCACCCAGCGCGTCTGGTCCACCGACCCCTGGGTCAAGCTCCAGCGGGCCCGGGCCGCCGCCGAGAAGCTCGGGGCCTCCGCCGTCGTGGTGCACCCGCCGTTCCGGTGGCAGCGCAACTACGCCCGCGACTTCGTGACCGGGATCTGGCGGATGGCGGAGGAGACGGACGTCCGGTTCGCCGTCGAGAACATGTACCCCTGGCGCTACCGGGACCGCGAGATGCTCGCGTACGCCCCCGACTGGGACGTCACCAACGACGACTACCGGCACTTCACGGTCGACCTCTCGCATACCGCGACCGCCCGCACCGAGGCGCTCGCCATGGTGGACCGGATGGGCGACCGGCTCGCCCATGTCCACCTCGCCGACGGCAAGGGCTCGGCCAAGGACGAGCACCTGGTGCCCGGCCGGGGCGACCAGCCGTGCGCGGAACTGCTGGAGCGCCTCGCCCGTACGGGCTTCGACGGCCATGTCGTCATCGAGGTCAACACCCGCCGCGCGATGTCCTCCGCCGAACGCGAGGCCGACCTCGCGGAGGCGCTGGCCTTCACCCGCCTCCACCTGGCCACCGCGACCGCCGCCGGCGACCCGTCCCCGAAAATCCACCGCCCGTGA